Part of the Lytechinus pictus isolate F3 Inbred chromosome 18, Lp3.0, whole genome shotgun sequence genome, GCCATCACTGAAGAAGTTGAGGTTGGTGAAAGTCAGATACTTTGAAGCAATATCAAAAATGATCTCATGAATTCACAAGTTGGAATTTTATCATGCTCCAAACTGTCAGTGCAAACACCTAAGATAATcaattgtattgttcaaacacaaATGATACAGATTGTGATCCGAGTATGTTGCCAGATCTAGCTTCATCTTATCCTAATATTATGTGGCATACCGTTAATTCTCAGAAAATACACAAGAACAAGAGCTGAACTTTCATCATTAACCAACTTCTAAAAATAGCTTGAATGACATGCAGATTCTAGGAGTTATTACATCCAGCTATCctcaaaggagaatgaaacccttgaaaccagctgaatccatatcaaagagaaaaatcaaagaaaaatattgttgaaagtttgaggaagatttaatgaataataagaaagttttgagcatttgaatattgagatcactaatgctatgtagttcctcccattggcaatgcgaccaagatctgtgatgtcacacacgtacaactccctcattactgtagtacttatttcacctatattctcacttttatagggtctatcacaaggtgaggtgttctctttatgagaggacaagtacagaggtttcacaacattaaatcattgatgaatcgtttgtcatatgattagaatgagcaaaaagatatgttttggggtatattttcagtgtccaaaaggggagagttgttcatctgtgatatcatagatcttggtcgcattgccaatgggaggatctccatagcattagtgatctcgacattcaaatgctcataactcttctattgctagtcctattttactcaaacttttgttgatcttattcttagatttttctgctttcacaaaagctaacttgcttcAAGAGTTTCATTGTCCTTCGAGCAATTGAGACTGACCTCAGTCTGTGAAACTGagcctaatattttgttttcgtgaatgctgccttttgtcatatataaggcgtcatgtccgttacgcgaagtgtcatgtccgttacgccatttttatgaaaatgaaaagtggtgagggaaaatgattgctacacatggtagggggtttaattctaacatagaatctgaatctgcagtaccttcagacaaatttcctgtaagctgtgaaaactttaagtgaaaaacgtaacggacatgacactgataatgataaagaaattacaCAAATCTGAAGATCGATTtctctaaaattgatgaatggcatAAAATTCAACGATGATTTTATGTTGATGTAAACATTAATCAACTATTCAAAAGTTAAAAGAGACCTCTGGGACCTTATTTGCTTTTAATAGAGACAGGAAAgatgaaatgttaaaaaatagccacattttttagattttgcaatttactattctattttttttatggtggaaaaaactaaaaaaatttatcaatattgcgatttttctattggaaattgaaactttatagattactttttaagaaaatttgactgcTTAAGTGAAATCttaaacttcattttttctctaaagtgaacattttccatggaattgcccatgaGTAATAATCTTTGCCAAAAATTATACGCAATGCTCTTTCTGGATAGATTCTATTTGTTTTGATTCATTGGCTGTTATGGACGAGTGCCACACAGGTGCACAGTACTCTAGTATGGGTCGTAGATAGCATGTAAAGATAGTTAGCAGGTCTTTTCTAGAGAGGTTGAACTTTTTCAGACGTCGAATCATGTACAGTTTTTTACTTGCTCTGGATACGATGTCAGTGATGTGAAGACTCCACTTCAAGTCATTTTGGATTGAGACACCCAACAGTTTTACATGATTTGAATTTTCGATGACTTGATTAGAGATGCTAACTGGTTGTGGCAATGGGGGGTTTCTACCAAAAGACACTTGAAGGGATTGACATTTACTAGGGTTTAGCTTCATATTAGCGTTTCTACACCAAGTCTCTAGTTCGTGCACAGCGACTGAAATGCTGCCAGTGGATGTTGATGGTCGTCTGTCTGCCAGTGTAAGATCATCAACGTACTTCCACCTAGGGACCGATGATTCAAGGAGGGCATCATTCACGAGTGTGAGGAAGAGTAAGGGGCCCAATCGTGTCCCTTGAGGGACGCCAGCATGTGTTACTCGCTGGTCTGATAATTCACCACTATACCTCACCCGTTGGGTTCTTTGGGTTAGGAAACTCGACAGCCATGGGATTAGTTCAGGTGTAGCTCCAAGAGAAAAGATTTTGCGAATAGCAATGTTGTGATCTACAAGatcgaatgcttttgaaaagtcAGTCAGTACCACTGTTAAGGTATAACCAGGTTTGTCAGCATTGGAATGGAGGAAGTCTAACAAGTTAACAAGGTAGTGCGTGGTAGATGTCTTAGCCTTGTTTCCATATTGATGAGGGTCCAATGTGCCTTCTATGTCTCGGAGGGTTCAAGGGTTCAATACATGCCGCCGTGCACGGTAAAATCAAGGCACGATGCATGCAACTCTCTCTATGAGCTGATCCTTCCACAGAATTTGGACATGTTTGGAAATCCTGGGGCCGATTGCAagaaagggtctttgcaaggaccgtctttcgtgtcacCCATATTTTATcatgcgccatgtgaaacgcttttcaaataaattatctgcaaacatattttattcctccgttaaaatatacaaaatatttgtttataaaatgatgtgacatctcattaaaattgtataaaattttcaaacaaattatctgcaaacatattttattcgtccgttaaaataaacaaaatatttgtttataaaatgatgtgatatctcatgaaattgtataaaattttgtttaaaagcaAGCtattaaattttatattttatcataaatttcagaaacaccccgcttatagcgcatcataaaagatggatgacacgaaagacggtccttggaaagactctttcgtgcaatcggcccctgtaGTCCAGATAAAACACTTCCATGCGATTGCACGAAATAGACGATTTCtacaaaatttatattaatcTCATCAAATTGTTCCATTCACTTACCGATCGATATGAAGTCCATTTGGTGACTTATTTGAGCACTCTGATCCCCTCTGTTCCTCATCTCTTCTTGCTCTTGATGTCGCTGCCTGTAGAACCGCGACAACATAAATTTTTAGCCTAAAGAGGATGCATGATTTATTTTAGACACAGTTATGAAATTACTGAGGAgactgaatcaaggttgtgaaattatTAGTGCCACCATCgggcttccttttatttccgtagaagagacacggagccagggattgcaTCCCATTTATGTGTGTGTTCCTTGAAAAAACTGAAAttgcccccgagatttctacactgtactttccttctaaaagatctagccctaaatcatggaAATGGGATACATATTACAACTTCATTTCTGCCATTTATACGATATTGATaccatttttaaacaaaaaattcattaaaaaaaacaaaaatatcttgAGAAGACGGTGGAAACCTTGCCGATGTTTATGTCCCCATCTTGTTCTCTTTTGTCCTTTGCCACGCAGGTATGTTCATGTATCTCATGCATGCAAGTCCCCCACCATTACGGGTCCCTGTAGTTGCGGGGAAGGAGTTTAAGTCATTTTTGTCTGATATTTGGGGGTTTTTACTctaccactcattcaatgaacaaggttgcTGGACGATGATGCTGTACTCGACTGGAATAAACTCCCTGCAGAAATAGTTAACTCATTCATTATccttcaaaaataaataattctcTAACGCGAAATCGTTCTCCTGGATGCCTGGCACTTGCACTTGTTTGTAAAATAAATGCACTACATGTAAACAAGGACAAGGTCTGGAAACCATTTCTTGCTGGCAAGTGCTAAAATTTGACTTGAAAGGATGTTTCCGTGATttgtcaaaatgatttttgtgttTTCACCAAAAGTTTTTCATAGGAACATGCTGCAAGAGAACTTTGCTGATTGTTACGCTGCcatcattgtttttatcatgGAAAGAAGTTGAGCAACATTTGTCGACGGGCCAATCTCtgcatggttttagacaattgTCTAGCTGGCGATTGATCCAATGAATGATCTCCATGACAAAAATATGTTCATGTGGAGAGAATCGACTGATGGATTGACTGCAATGAAAAAGATTGCATCAAATAATACTTACTCGTTCACAGACTATAACACCAATGAAAGAGGgcaagaattgaattgaagtaaAATTAGTAAATCCTACTTCCTAAGTTGAATTTCCATAATAATATAAAGTTTGAATACAAATGTCAAATATATATGCGCTTAAGATAAGATAAAAAAGAATGCTTAACATTTTCACCCTAGGCTTATTCTACAGAGCATTAATTGTTATTTTGCCACTGTTACAACTGTTTGTCTGAACACCAGAATTGGAAAACAAgtcttttcataaattaaaagtAATAAAGTCTAATGGCATCAGATGGATTCTGATGTTGCATAATCCTTGATTGAGGTCTATGTAAAACATAGATTTATGTAAATTGTTGAATTGttttctgggatgcactgtatagtcCTTTTTATATATCCATCTATATATATTCTTTCTTAGATGGAAAAGGAAAATCAAAATATCCTTAGTGAagaaattttttaatgaactatATTGATAAGAAAGTCCTGAAAGGGATTGCTACTTTTTAAAGTTCTGAAAACAACTGCATTAAATTGACAATTCAAAAAGAGCATGTTTGaatttcaaaagtaaaaaaaacaaaaacaattttttccctAGTTCATCTGCAACTTTCTTCACCCGCTGTTAACCACCATAGCTCATAAAAATGTTCTTATTTCATCTTACAGATACTATTGTGACTACTGTGACACGTATCTCACACATGACTCGGTAAGTCCTATGATTGCATATTCAAACTCACTGTGTTTCAGATGGGAAAGTTTGTCTTGTTTGGTGCTTTTCGAACTGCCCGAAAACAACTGCAAATGTAATCCATCATTTAATTTCTGAGCCAAACTTATATCAAGATGTGtttgagagaaaaaatgaatcttgttgacatacatgtatttagctATTGGAAAGTATTTGGTATTGGGGCAAGATGGAGAAAACTGGAAGGAAATCATAGTATTTGAATAAGCTGGCAATATGATGAAACATAAAAACTCTAAATAATGTGAGGAAGGGAAGAACAGTAAGGAGAAGGAGGATGAGAGGGAAGTATAAGgggaaaaggaatgaaaggatGGAAgtaaaaggaaggaaggaaagaaagaaagagacaggAGACAGagaataataatatgtccatttatatagcgcagttactatgtgcatactCACTGAGCTTTGATATTTGGTATCatgttattaccccggctgtagctaagcCGCCATAATAATAGGcactaaagcattcaaggaatgattcctactgggtacccattcacctcaccagggtcgagtgcagcacaatgtggataaatttcttgccgaaggaaattacgacatggctgggattcgaacccacaaccctctgtttcaaagtccggagactaatccactgggccactaCGCTCCAGAGAAGGTTGAGAATGAATTGGATGAGAAGAGAGGATGGTGGGAGGATTagaaggaaaaggggaaaaaaaggaggagaaaggaGTATGAGGTGGAGCAGAAGAGCGAGGAGGTTGGAAAGAGGGAAACAAATTACtgatttaatattttctatctttattatttatagCCGTCAGTAAGAAAGACACACTGCAATGGAAGGAAACACAAAGAGAATGTAAGGATATACTATCAGAAATGGATGGAGGAGCAAGCACAGTCTCTCATTGATAAAACAAGTAAGTACAGGGCTGAAACATCAATCACAAGTTTTCAAACCAAAGATGGTCCAAGACAAACTAAGCAGTTTCatcaatgaatttaatttttgtttttaatgggCCTTACAATGATGTAAATCTTTTATCTACAGAAACCTTATATTGTAGTCATAGTAGTTATAGTTGTAGATGTaacttcatttttaaaaatgaattataatcatTTAGTCAACCTTGTCATGATGAACATTAGTTCCATCTTCTATCTCTACATGTGAATTGTATTTCTTTCTGTACTTCTTCCTTTCGATCAGCTCCTTATTTCTTCCTCATTTAAAGCTGAGTACCTGTAGTTGCAACAAAAACGATTAAATGAGAAAGTGTTTATAATCAAGCTTAATTGCCACCTGATCATTGTTGATCTCGATCTGATTCATTTACAATTGAAActaaaaagaatgaaatcatAACTAAAAGGTGACCACACTGAAAATCAataacacagataagcacatgtcgGGCAGTGTATTATTGTTATGAATAAAAACCAAACACCTGGCTGGAATGCCTTGTttgttttgctcatttctcagcaattatgcATTTTCTGCCATAATTATCTGCCACATACAGTGCATGTAACATGTACAAGACACTTTTTGCCTTCATGTagtttagtgatttttttctatctttgttATTGAAGtctttgtataattattatgttatagGGTCAGCTAATCACAAGGCTTGTTCCTTTCTTGCTGTCCCTCTCATAGTCAATCcaatgtttatttctatttgttgttgttgttttttctattttgtgaatatgatactttgtatatgtatgtttttgtatggatttttatgagcaaataaattgaaattgaaattgaaattgaaaattttattgGCTTCTGTTttaactcattttgagattgttaccacaattGGCTTTTAAGTTtaacatattattttcatactgTGTCTTTCTCAGCTGCTGCATTCCAGGCCGGTAAAATCGCACACAATCCATTCTCCAACAGCAGTGGTCCTCCGGGCTCAGGACCCCCGGGCCCCGGTGGGCCTCCCGGACCCCCAGGTACAGGAGTCCGTGTACCCCCTCCCAATAACTACAATCCCAATGGACCATTCCCCGGTGGTCCTATGCCTCCTGGAGCTGGTCTAATGAGACCCCCTCATCCCAGAGGACCACCTGGTTTTATCATGGGTGGACCTAGACCTGGACCCTGTAAGTaccatgtttttgttttttgctaaAGTCACACCAATGTAACAttctccaaaccgaccgattgTATGTctttggaaataacgtaatagatttgaTCGGTCTAAGGTTGGTTCGCCGATGTGACCGTGTACATAAAGAGAAACGGTCATGCTATTGTCATACAAACcgaaaccgaccgatggtacgtcatttgaaattaaatcatgAATTAAGTCAGTCTGAAGTCTGTTTTGCTGGTGTGCTAATACTACAAAGGTTTTATGTTGTCAGGGCAAAAAGGAATTGTCAAAGTGTTATTCAAGAAATTAAATCTATTTGTTACAGCCTGTCTAAAGCTTTTGAAGAGGATCAGTGCTATGAATTATACTTAGTATCTTGTACAATCTCTCTCTTAtgattctatttttattcaagaaCGGCCATTTGAGCATTTACCTTGCAAATTTAGTACTGTGATTAAAGAGGtcattatatcaaaattttaaagttaagcatgGAATATTCTTGTTCTTGCTATAGCAGAGGCATAATATTTAAATGCTGatcacccgccccccccccccgtaaagTATGCATTATAGCCAAATGGGAAAATATGCAATGTGAACATTGTTCGACATTAATCGACAGGGGATCATATATCAACTTGttcacatggggggggggggctcttttgggcattttgGGGTCAAAATCACCCCAAGCCCCCATGTAACTTTTTTCCAAGGATCATGGGGCTTGTTATGATTGAttatatacaataaataatttaatcaatCACACAAAAAGAATTAGCCCCATTATCCATCACTAAGCTTTAtgttgcggggggggggggggggccctgtGTATGAAAATGTACTGCAGttgcaaatttcaattttacacCCTCGATATCTTTAGTTATTATTAATCTCTTTTCTTCTGTGTTTGTTTTTTCCTGCAGTAATGAGACCGATGGGACCGTTATGATCAACCCCGCACAGACCGCTGCTCCCCTGTACATAGCCCAtcaatgttttttattcaataagGCAAGGCCAAAACAATCTGAAAGATATGTGGAACACTCTTTCCATGGATTTTCGTTCCAGTGCCATTTGGGACTTTGAAACTCTTCTTCATAATGATATTTGTGAATGACAGGGATGTTGTCAAACCTGCATATAAGAtcaccagggccccgttgcataagagttactataatggtaactttgccattcaatggtaactaccatggtaacaatgcttaTCAGAATCAAGgccccaaattcacaaaggtggttttgaaaacctacggttgaatccatggtttatgcagatttcctataTAAATTACGCTTTATTTAGCGCATATCGGGTGCGTGTATAAAAcattccaatgctgatgcgtgctttgttacagtgcgccaaattgacgcctgttaccatggtaagatacgctattttattcatgagtcctatgtttgaagagtggactcattattcaaaacagtgaactcatgaataaaatagcgtggataaccatggcaacaggcgtcgaTTTGGTGCACTGtaacaaaagcgcgcatcagcattggacattttttaatatatgcaaTAAATATGCGTAATAtatacagaaaatctgcataaTCCATGGACTAAATTGTGGGTTtccaaaaccacctttgtgaattcgggccaaggATTTTAGGGAAGTTACCATTGTACTAGCTTCTGTTTATAGTACTCTTTGACACCTGCAACAGTCAAGTACAACACATCTCTTATCATCAAAGCTCCTCATGTAAAGTGaaacaattttgggtctgaaGTATTTGTTCCACCaatgattttaatttgtttttaatatatgtgCTTTTTCGTGTCTTTTTATAGAGCTGTCAGGACAAGAAAACTTTGtatctaaataaatgaaatgatagaacACACATGTAATTTGggatagagagaatttgagTAGGGGTGCATTATTATGCAGATTATGCATGAAAttaaacatgtatttatttaatttcccaATATCttttttgggtgaaaatatGGAGATATCAATGGGGACCTTCTGTTGTAACAAATGTATTAGGGTTTGATAGGAATTTTCTGACTTTGTGCAAGGAAGAAAGCATTTCAGCAATGGAATTGCATTATGACACTGTCCAGTAGACCATTGTAGGATTAGGAAGACATTTACATGTAACTTGAATATTCACATTTCCAAAATATGCATGTCTGATTTACTAAAATCAAGTAGCATTCAATTTTAGAGTTATGTTTAATAGTAAGCCTTTGGGA contains:
- the LOC129281716 gene encoding U1 small nuclear ribonucleoprotein C-like; protein product: MPKYYCDYCDTYLTHDSPSVRKTHCNGRKHKENVRIYYQKWMEEQAQSLIDKTTAAFQAGKIAHNPFSNSSGPPGSGPPGPGGPPGPPGTGVRVPPPNNYNPNGPFPGGPMPPGAGLMRPPHPRGPPGFIMGGPRPGPLMRPMGPL